One window of the Haloarcula halobia genome contains the following:
- a CDS encoding NOP5/NOP56 family protein — MTDGWFAGVDADDVAAAAARVRDGRADGPDDWPTRAVEAGFVADEPSYYDRLKAATTAAAETAVREREGADDKQLVHAVRAMADCERTANELAERVAEWAGSRYGESGTGIECARAVAARDDEADADRALRSLADRTVALADEADSLRAYIERTAPAVAPNLSMLAGPVLAARLVALAGGLEALAKKPSGTVQLLGAEDALFAHLQGGAPSPKHGVIYTHEYVRGTRPEDRGSASRALAGKLSIAARIDHYSGDRRPELADELEDRIATIQARGGEDA, encoded by the coding sequence ATGACAGACGGGTGGTTCGCTGGCGTCGACGCCGACGACGTGGCGGCTGCTGCAGCACGGGTCCGGGACGGACGCGCCGACGGGCCCGACGACTGGCCGACGCGGGCGGTCGAGGCCGGGTTCGTCGCGGACGAGCCATCGTACTACGACCGGCTGAAGGCAGCGACGACGGCCGCCGCGGAGACCGCCGTCCGGGAACGCGAGGGCGCCGACGACAAGCAACTCGTCCACGCCGTCCGGGCGATGGCCGACTGCGAGCGGACCGCGAACGAGCTCGCCGAGCGGGTCGCCGAGTGGGCGGGGAGCCGGTACGGTGAGTCCGGCACCGGCATCGAGTGCGCCCGCGCGGTAGCGGCCCGCGACGACGAGGCCGACGCCGACAGGGCCCTGCGCTCGCTCGCCGATCGAACCGTCGCGCTGGCCGACGAGGCCGACTCGCTGCGGGCCTACATCGAGCGGACGGCCCCGGCCGTCGCGCCGAACCTCTCGATGCTCGCCGGGCCGGTACTGGCCGCCCGCCTCGTCGCGCTGGCCGGCGGCCTGGAGGCGCTCGCGAAGAAGCCAAGCGGGACTGTCCAGCTGCTGGGGGCCGAAGACGCGCTGTTCGCCCACCTCCAGGGCGGTGCCCCGTCGCCCAAACACGGGGTCATCTACACCCACGAGTACGTCCGCGGGACCCGGCCCGAGGACCGCGGGTCCGCGTCACGGGCGCTGGCGGGCAAGCTCAGCATCGCGGCGCGCATCGACCACTACAGCGGTGACCGCCGGCCGGAACTGGCCGACGAACTCGAGGACCGCATCGCGACCATCCAGGCACGCGGGGGTGAGGACGCGTGA
- a CDS encoding glutamate--cysteine ligase, which translates to MDETGSAENFTRMGTLGIEEEFYVVDEHGRPTSGTDELVYGSDPPDLLDGRLDHELFKCVIETQTPLIEAPADARAQLLAVREALVDHAEAHGYGVAAAGLHPAGKWRELEHAEKPRYRAQLDRIQYPQHRNTTAGLHVHVGVDDPDKAVWVANELRWHVPLMLAVSANSPFWNGFDTGLQSARAKIFEGLPNTGMPTAFEDYDAFDRYEKRMMATGSIDDRGELWFDVRPHSGHGTIEVRAPDAQADPERVLAFVEYVHALVTDLAARYEDGESGTEIRREFLDDNKWRALRHGQSAVLLRPDCSETASVATLVEEECDRLDVDGLRTVVDRESGAARQRRLRSEGIQAVCDDVRFDR; encoded by the coding sequence ATGGACGAGACGGGGTCTGCCGAGAACTTCACCCGGATGGGGACGCTCGGCATCGAGGAGGAGTTCTACGTGGTCGACGAGCACGGACGCCCGACGTCGGGGACGGACGAACTCGTCTACGGGAGCGACCCACCGGACCTGCTGGACGGGCGACTCGACCACGAACTGTTCAAGTGCGTCATCGAGACCCAGACGCCGCTCATCGAGGCCCCCGCGGACGCCCGTGCGCAGTTGCTGGCCGTCCGCGAGGCGCTGGTCGACCACGCCGAGGCCCACGGGTACGGTGTCGCCGCCGCCGGCCTGCACCCCGCCGGGAAGTGGCGCGAGCTCGAACACGCCGAGAAACCGCGCTACCGCGCCCAGCTCGACCGCATCCAGTACCCACAGCACCGGAACACGACGGCGGGCCTGCACGTCCACGTCGGCGTCGACGACCCCGACAAGGCCGTCTGGGTCGCCAACGAACTCCGCTGGCACGTGCCGCTCATGCTGGCCGTCTCGGCGAACTCGCCGTTCTGGAACGGGTTCGACACGGGCCTGCAGTCGGCCCGCGCCAAGATATTCGAGGGGCTGCCAAACACCGGGATGCCGACGGCCTTCGAGGACTACGACGCCTTCGACCGCTACGAGAAGCGCATGATGGCGACCGGGAGCATCGACGACCGGGGCGAGCTCTGGTTCGACGTGCGGCCCCACTCTGGGCACGGGACCATCGAGGTCAGAGCACCCGACGCACAGGCCGACCCGGAGCGCGTACTCGCGTTCGTCGAGTACGTCCACGCGCTCGTGACCGACCTCGCCGCCCGCTACGAGGACGGGGAGTCCGGGACCGAGATTCGACGCGAGTTCCTCGACGACAACAAGTGGCGCGCCCTCCGCCACGGCCAGTCGGCGGTCCTGCTCCGACCCGACTGCTCGGAGACGGCGTCCGTGGCGACGCTGGTCGAAGAGGAGTGTGACAGGCTCGACGTCGACGGTCTCCGGACGGTGGTCGACCGGGAGAGCGGCGCGGCCAGACAGCGCCGGCTCCGCAGCGAGGGTATCCAGGCCGTCTGTGACGACGTCAGATTCGATAGGTGA
- a CDS encoding DUF7385 family protein: MDDFEELVSSLTPREDNEAIKSYQNTTAVACPACEKPFDDMVVCKQDLTSLEMDFEMDLCTGIHDGNVVLFTHK, encoded by the coding sequence ATGGACGACTTCGAAGAGCTCGTCTCCTCGCTGACGCCACGCGAGGACAACGAGGCCATCAAGTCCTACCAGAACACCACTGCTGTCGCCTGTCCGGCCTGCGAGAAGCCGTTCGACGACATGGTGGTCTGCAAGCAGGACCTGACCTCCCTGGAGATGGACTTCGAGATGGACCTCTGTACGGGCATCCACGATGGCAACGTAGTCCTTTTCACGCACAAGTAA
- a CDS encoding mechanosensitive ion channel domain-containing protein, with protein sequence MQFGIDWPELVRTVFSPEGAFVLSLAVLVVGAIFGYLVWRSLRQFMRELGVPDAVEGTPFERTARGLGTSTVGIVSNLAALFVYITAITVALNIAQLVDPEAYWTRFTAFLPDLFIAAFALIIGLIAGDKAKLIVSERLRSVKLPEATVVPELVKYSIFYLAVLIALGQLGVDTLALLILLAAYAFGLVFLVGLALRDVLAASAAGVYVLLTQPYSIGDEIAIGDRQGIVQEVDMFVTHVESDGREHVIPNQKVFREGVVRIRD encoded by the coding sequence ATGCAGTTCGGAATCGACTGGCCGGAACTCGTCCGGACCGTGTTCTCGCCGGAGGGCGCGTTCGTCCTGTCGCTTGCCGTGCTCGTCGTCGGGGCCATCTTCGGGTACCTCGTCTGGCGCTCGCTGCGGCAGTTCATGCGTGAACTGGGGGTCCCCGACGCCGTCGAAGGGACGCCATTCGAGCGGACGGCCCGCGGTCTCGGTACGTCGACTGTAGGCATCGTCTCGAACCTCGCGGCGCTTTTCGTCTACATCACGGCCATCACCGTCGCGCTGAACATCGCCCAGCTCGTCGACCCGGAAGCGTACTGGACCCGCTTTACCGCGTTCCTGCCGGACCTCTTCATCGCCGCCTTCGCACTCATCATCGGCCTCATCGCCGGCGACAAGGCCAAACTCATCGTCTCGGAGCGCCTGCGGAGCGTGAAACTGCCGGAGGCGACGGTGGTGCCGGAGCTGGTCAAGTACAGCATCTTCTACCTGGCAGTCCTCATCGCGCTGGGCCAGCTGGGCGTGGACACGCTGGCGCTGCTCATCCTGCTTGCGGCCTACGCGTTCGGTCTCGTCTTCCTCGTCGGCCTGGCGCTTCGGGACGTCCTCGCGGCCAGCGCCGCGGGCGTCTACGTCCTGCTGACCCAACCCTACAGCATCGGCGACGAGATAGCCATCGGCGACCGACAGGGCATCGTCCAGGAGGTCGACATGTTCGTCACCCACGTCGAGAGCGACGGCCGCGAACACGTCATCCCCAACCAGAAGGTGTTCCGGGAAGGCGTCGTCCGGATACGCGACTAG
- the dacZ gene encoding diadenylate cyclase DacZ — MTELRDLLDGVVADVDAVFLFSPNASYAEQFGELDDVDVVVVAPDNTVDAETFVELPLEFTDIEGRVRFGIEGALEQGVVDEGAEVVCVADMLGGTANTVVRVETSDFSPSGVYDLFVNSRAEPGVVRDVFEVAVELGKKGQKGKPVGALFVVGDAGKVMNKSRPLSYNPFEKSHVHVGDPIVNVMLKEFSRLDGAFVISDAGKIVSAYRYLEPSAEGVDIPKGLGARHMAGGAITRDTNAIAIVLSESDGLVRAFKGGELIIEVDPEEY, encoded by the coding sequence ATGACCGAGTTGCGCGACCTGCTGGACGGCGTGGTCGCAGACGTCGACGCAGTGTTCCTGTTCTCGCCGAACGCCTCGTACGCGGAGCAGTTCGGGGAGCTCGACGACGTCGACGTGGTGGTCGTGGCGCCGGACAACACCGTCGACGCGGAGACGTTCGTCGAGCTCCCGCTGGAGTTCACCGACATCGAGGGCCGGGTCCGGTTTGGCATCGAGGGAGCACTCGAACAGGGCGTGGTCGACGAGGGGGCGGAGGTGGTCTGCGTGGCCGACATGCTCGGGGGCACGGCTAACACCGTCGTACGCGTCGAGACCAGCGACTTCTCCCCGTCGGGCGTCTACGACCTGTTCGTGAACTCGCGGGCGGAGCCGGGCGTCGTCCGCGACGTCTTCGAGGTCGCGGTCGAGCTTGGCAAGAAAGGACAGAAGGGCAAGCCCGTCGGCGCCCTCTTTGTCGTCGGCGACGCCGGCAAGGTGATGAACAAGTCCCGGCCGCTGTCGTACAACCCCTTCGAGAAGTCCCACGTCCACGTCGGGGACCCCATCGTGAACGTGATGCTCAAGGAGTTCTCGCGACTCGACGGTGCCTTCGTCATCTCGGACGCCGGGAAGATCGTCTCGGCGTACCGGTACCTCGAACCCTCCGCTGAGGGCGTCGACATCCCGAAGGGCCTCGGTGCCCGCCACATGGCTGGCGGGGCCATCACCCGCGACACCAACGCTATCGCGATCGTGCTCTCGGAGAGCGATGGTCTGGTCCGGGCGTTCAAAGGCGGAGAGCTCATCATCGAAGTGGACCCAGAGGAGTACTGA
- a CDS encoding transcription initiation factor IIB family protein — MYRASDRVEHDEWLSDIETAADSLGLGTAARSHAVDLFLSTIPDEDRSKRATMAASVYVGALLASEERSQSAVAEATGVSRLTIQQRWKGLLERAGLEAPDW, encoded by the coding sequence ATGTACCGTGCGAGCGACCGGGTGGAACACGACGAGTGGCTCTCGGACATCGAGACGGCGGCGGACAGTCTCGGCCTCGGGACGGCGGCCCGGTCGCACGCGGTGGACCTCTTTCTCTCGACGATTCCCGACGAGGACCGGTCCAAGCGGGCGACGATGGCCGCGAGCGTCTACGTGGGGGCGCTGCTGGCAAGCGAGGAGCGGTCGCAGTCCGCCGTCGCCGAGGCGACGGGCGTCTCCCGATTGACGATTCAGCAGCGCTGGAAGGGGTTGCTCGAGCGTGCGGGCCTCGAGGCGCCCGACTGGTAG
- a CDS encoding DUF5789 family protein, with translation MPDDKRGRDKQARDADKRQRERAMNDALERADETEPAVDESELGEVVLELETLSFPASGSDIVDAVGDQAIEAPDGTYTVEELIADTDEELFESPEAVRVLVQRPTVAGTVKRIVEVTDSMQGVSLEGSQRQGYEKTLRALKAVTPDDDDEGLEVVGDWIVEQLRSDGALPGSRAVRRRAAEFSRANGYPVRNDEWLGI, from the coding sequence ATGCCTGACGACAAACGCGGCAGAGACAAACAAGCACGGGACGCAGACAAGCGACAGCGCGAGCGGGCAATGAACGACGCGCTGGAACGCGCGGACGAGACGGAGCCAGCGGTCGACGAGTCGGAACTCGGCGAGGTCGTACTGGAACTCGAGACGCTGTCGTTCCCCGCGAGCGGTTCGGACATCGTCGACGCGGTCGGCGACCAGGCCATCGAAGCGCCCGACGGAACATACACCGTCGAGGAACTGATCGCGGATACGGACGAAGAGCTGTTCGAGTCGCCCGAGGCCGTGCGCGTGCTGGTCCAGCGCCCGACAGTCGCCGGGACGGTAAAGCGGATCGTCGAGGTGACCGATTCGATGCAGGGGGTCAGCCTCGAGGGTTCACAGCGGCAGGGATACGAGAAGACGCTCCGGGCGCTCAAGGCCGTCACCCCCGACGACGACGACGAGGGACTCGAAGTCGTCGGCGACTGGATTGTCGAGCAGCTCCGGTCCGACGGCGCGCTCCCGGGGTCCAGGGCGGTTCGCCGGCGGGCTGCGGAGTTCTCTCGAGCCAACGGGTATCCGGTCCGCAACGACGAGTGGCTCGGGATCTAG
- a CDS encoding nicotinate-nucleotide--dimethylbenzimidazole phosphoribosyltransferase, with the protein MRRVPDGIRFVLVAGTTETARRDGISAAGADPDLMAITPAADAELVTYGRPVRTETVPVSPSGCPTPALVTRAVRDVLGFDLAVVDGGLAERTGAPTVTVGARPGKDVAEQDPVPSAYGAFEAARQFGRRLPADELWLAESVPGGTTTALGVLRALGETSMVSSSLPENPVEQKEAVVAEGLAASSMEAGDAAGEPKRALRRMGDPVLATLAGLTAGAVETDTAVTLAGGSQQLAVAALVRHGGYEGRLGLATTSYVADDETATLRADAEALSLDLTVTDPGFEVADHVAMERFVAGEAKEGVGMGGALALADRAGVSLVDVRERFAAVYDDLVGAPPAGGNG; encoded by the coding sequence ATGCGCCGAGTTCCCGACGGAATCAGGTTCGTCCTCGTCGCCGGCACGACGGAGACGGCCCGGCGAGACGGAATCAGCGCCGCAGGTGCCGACCCTGACCTGATGGCGATCACGCCCGCGGCGGACGCGGAACTGGTCACCTACGGGCGGCCGGTCAGGACAGAGACGGTGCCGGTCAGCCCCAGCGGGTGCCCGACGCCGGCGCTCGTCACGCGGGCGGTGCGTGACGTGCTGGGGTTCGACCTGGCCGTCGTCGACGGGGGCCTGGCCGAACGGACCGGCGCGCCGACGGTCACCGTGGGGGCGCGCCCCGGGAAGGACGTCGCCGAACAGGACCCGGTGCCGTCGGCCTACGGAGCATTCGAGGCGGCACGGCAGTTCGGTCGGCGGCTCCCGGCCGACGAGCTGTGGCTCGCGGAGTCGGTGCCCGGCGGCACGACGACCGCGCTGGGGGTGTTGCGGGCACTCGGTGAGACCTCGATGGTGTCCTCGTCGTTGCCCGAGAACCCGGTCGAACAGAAGGAGGCCGTCGTCGCGGAGGGGCTCGCCGCGAGTTCCATGGAGGCCGGCGACGCCGCGGGCGAACCGAAGCGGGCGCTGCGGCGGATGGGCGACCCGGTGCTGGCGACGCTCGCGGGCCTGACGGCGGGGGCCGTCGAGACGGACACCGCGGTGACGCTGGCCGGAGGGAGCCAGCAGCTCGCCGTCGCGGCGCTGGTCCGACACGGCGGGTACGAGGGGCGACTCGGCCTGGCGACGACGAGTTACGTCGCCGACGACGAGACGGCCACGCTCCGGGCCGACGCGGAGGCCCTGTCGCTGGACCTGACGGTCACCGACCCCGGGTTCGAGGTGGCCGACCACGTCGCGATGGAGCGGTTCGTCGCCGGCGAGGCCAAGGAGGGCGTCGGGATGGGCGGCGCGCTGGCGCTGGCCGACCGGGCCGGGGTCTCCCTGGTAGACGTCCGCGAACGGTTCGCAGCGGTGTACGACGACCTCGTGGGAGCACCACCCGCCGGCGGGAACGGGTAA
- a CDS encoding DUF7539 family protein yields MEEIHNERQVVRRAQSHLDEWTRRARRQAYAELFDGPDPVLTEAERQLLDALDSELERAGGDGVWGTDQYGIHTGAPSNSTSPLSVVCVYHPQITSDSVLSGHDDLDDETEERLNDALWRYSEHVAALVQDQLEEFVDRTQR; encoded by the coding sequence ATGGAAGAAATTCACAACGAGCGACAGGTCGTGCGCCGAGCGCAGTCCCACCTCGACGAGTGGACGAGGAGGGCCCGGAGACAGGCGTACGCGGAACTGTTCGACGGCCCGGACCCGGTACTCACCGAGGCGGAACGGCAGCTCCTCGATGCGCTCGACTCCGAACTCGAGCGGGCGGGCGGCGACGGCGTCTGGGGAACCGACCAGTACGGGATTCACACGGGCGCCCCGTCGAACTCCACTTCGCCGCTGAGCGTCGTCTGCGTGTATCACCCACAGATAACCAGCGACTCGGTCCTCAGCGGGCACGACGACCTCGACGACGAGACCGAAGAGCGCCTCAACGACGCCCTCTGGCGCTACAGCGAGCACGTCGCCGCGCTGGTCCAGGACCAGCTCGAGGAGTTCGTCGACCGGACCCAGCGCTGA
- a CDS encoding acyltransferase: MTARDGTDDGTASADGERRHDRLTRHRTTGPLNSLYHWTDARHPLRVMANYAVILLCRILPSMRLKNVLLRRLGMTVGDGVAWGLESTPDVFWPDHITVEDHAIIGYDATVLCHEFLQSEYRTGEVRIGERAMVGAGAVVLPGVEIGAGAQVAANSLVVDDVPPNTTVAGVPAEPLGETASDA, from the coding sequence GTGACAGCGCGCGACGGCACCGACGACGGGACGGCCTCGGCCGACGGAGAGCGACGCCACGACAGACTCACTCGCCACCGGACGACCGGGCCGCTGAACTCGCTGTACCACTGGACCGACGCGCGCCACCCGCTGCGCGTGATGGCCAACTACGCCGTCATCCTCCTCTGTCGAATCCTCCCCAGCATGCGGCTGAAGAACGTCCTCCTGCGCCGGCTGGGGATGACCGTCGGCGACGGCGTCGCGTGGGGCCTGGAGTCGACGCCGGACGTCTTCTGGCCCGACCACATCACCGTCGAGGACCACGCCATCATCGGCTACGACGCCACGGTGCTGTGCCACGAGTTCCTCCAGTCGGAGTACCGGACCGGCGAGGTCAGAATCGGCGAGCGGGCGATGGTTGGCGCGGGCGCCGTCGTCCTCCCGGGCGTCGAAATCGGCGCGGGCGCCCAGGTCGCGGCCAACTCGCTCGTGGTCGACGACGTCCCGCCGAACACGACGGTGGCCGGCGTCCCGGCAGAACCACTCGGAGAGACAGCAAGCGACGCCTAG
- a CDS encoding phosphopantetheine adenylyltransferase, whose product MEVALGGTFDPIHDGHRALFERAFELGNVTVGLTSDDLAPKTRHDQRHIRSFDERRTELADELTDLAGRYGREWQIRELDEPTGIATEPQFDALVVSPETETGGKRINEIRTERGHDPLDIEVVDHVLADDGDIISSTRIVKGEIDQHGNVTPDREGRGTPS is encoded by the coding sequence ATGGAAGTCGCGCTGGGCGGGACCTTCGACCCCATCCACGACGGGCACCGCGCCCTCTTCGAACGGGCGTTCGAACTGGGGAACGTGACAGTCGGCCTCACCAGCGACGACCTCGCCCCGAAGACGCGTCACGACCAGCGACACATCCGGTCGTTCGACGAGCGCCGCACCGAGCTCGCCGATGAACTCACCGACCTGGCCGGGCGCTACGGCCGGGAGTGGCAGATCCGCGAACTCGACGAACCGACCGGCATCGCCACCGAACCACAGTTCGACGCCCTCGTCGTCTCGCCCGAGACCGAGACGGGTGGGAAGCGAATCAACGAGATCCGCACCGAACGCGGCCACGACCCGCTGGATATCGAGGTCGTCGACCACGTGCTGGCCGACGACGGTGACATCATCTCCTCGACGCGCATCGTCAAAGGCGAGATCGACCAGCACGGCAACGTCACGCCCGACCGAGAGGGGCGCGGGACGCCGTCGTAA
- a CDS encoding fibrillarin-like rRNA/tRNA 2'-O-methyltransferase, whose product MTLPDGVERRGFDGETGVATRGDPVYGEPTDGPWRQWDPHRSKLGAMLELGMETGLAGGEAVLYLGAAAGTTVSHVADFCGPTYAVEFAPRPMRDLLAAAESRPLLVPLLKDARRPETYAHVVEPVDVVVQDVATRGQGRVATLNRQFLDGDGRLLLAIKARSEDVTADPRAVFDDVLADIEAEYEVLETKELDPYHDDHLGVVATPRDR is encoded by the coding sequence GTGACGCTTCCCGACGGCGTCGAGCGTCGGGGCTTCGACGGCGAGACGGGCGTCGCCACCCGGGGCGACCCGGTCTACGGGGAACCGACCGACGGCCCCTGGCGACAGTGGGACCCCCACCGGTCCAAGCTCGGCGCGATGCTCGAACTCGGGATGGAGACCGGCCTCGCGGGCGGCGAGGCGGTCCTGTACCTCGGCGCGGCGGCGGGGACGACGGTCAGCCACGTCGCGGATTTCTGTGGCCCGACGTACGCCGTGGAGTTCGCCCCGCGGCCGATGCGGGACCTGCTTGCCGCGGCCGAGAGCCGACCGCTGCTCGTCCCGCTGCTCAAAGACGCCCGGAGACCCGAGACCTACGCCCACGTCGTCGAACCCGTCGACGTCGTGGTCCAGGACGTCGCGACCCGCGGGCAGGGGCGCGTGGCGACACTCAACCGGCAGTTCCTCGACGGCGACGGCCGGTTGCTCTTGGCCATCAAGGCACGGAGCGAGGACGTGACAGCCGACCCCCGGGCGGTGTTCGACGACGTGCTCGCGGACATAGAGGCGGAGTACGAGGTGCTGGAGACGAAGGAACTCGACCCGTATCACGACGACCACCTCGGCGTGGTGGCCACCCCCCGAGACCGGTAA
- a CDS encoding winged helix-turn-helix domain-containing protein, producing the protein MSDDDTDDELRDSGDVRERLEQEADRAVEQFDEGIVDLLSWVLDTETRARIYVHLRQHPQSTSEEVADGTGLYPSTVREALAELHEEKKVTRTKRESDGAGNNPYEYSAIAPSELVDAIVGDVQTELNTVFNLDDYLGGDHDEYDSGNEPVTISVEDADDEDRDDAEE; encoded by the coding sequence ATGTCCGACGACGACACAGACGACGAACTTCGGGATAGCGGCGACGTACGCGAACGACTCGAACAGGAGGCCGACCGCGCGGTCGAACAGTTCGACGAGGGCATCGTCGACCTGCTCTCGTGGGTGCTGGACACCGAGACGCGGGCGCGCATCTACGTCCACCTGCGGCAGCATCCACAGAGCACGAGCGAGGAGGTCGCCGACGGCACGGGCCTGTACCCCAGCACGGTCAGGGAGGCACTGGCCGAACTCCACGAGGAGAAGAAGGTGACACGGACCAAGCGAGAGAGCGACGGCGCGGGCAACAATCCCTACGAGTACAGTGCAATCGCACCCAGCGAGCTCGTCGACGCCATCGTCGGCGACGTCCAGACGGAACTGAACACCGTCTTCAACCTGGACGACTACCTCGGCGGCGACCACGACGAGTACGACTCGGGGAACGAACCGGTCACCATCTCGGTCGAGGACGCCGACGACGAAGACCGGGACGACGCCGAGGAGTGA
- a CDS encoding TrkH family potassium uptake protein produces the protein MALTSVNVGASLNIVGSILQWLAVPLTVPLATAVLYGEDPVPYLAAIAVALAVGTALVQFRREGIYDREAFLAVSLSWLSIALVGAIPFVLEGTGVFASPVNALFESMSGITTTGATVVRDFGAHSQALLMWRQVIQWLGGLGVLLLATAVLSRLSVAGAQLMETETRTKNVTKLTPAIGETARIIVTLYLGLTAAAALLLGLLGVVGLAPEMTAFDVVAHAFTSIATAGFSPRAESIGAFSPAVQWAIAVIMVVGATNFILIYAVLRGDVSRLRESDELHFYLGILGGGSALVLGLLVSNATIIGGPEASVRHAVFQVVSIVTTTGYASTDFNLWSAAAKNVLFVGMFVGGMAGSTTCSIKSLRWLLVTKSFWRDLNVSAHPRTVRPIRLGGDVVDEQTVQSVYAYTLVALVFFIIGTVMLIADGERAGAPLTEFEALSASASTFFNIGPAFGRAGPYGTYEGFARSSKLLMVLLMWVGRIEIIPVLVLFTPTFWRR, from the coding sequence GTGGCGCTGACGTCGGTCAACGTCGGCGCGTCGCTGAACATCGTCGGGTCGATACTCCAGTGGCTTGCCGTTCCGCTCACGGTTCCGCTCGCGACGGCCGTACTCTACGGCGAAGACCCCGTCCCCTACCTGGCGGCCATCGCGGTGGCGCTGGCCGTCGGGACGGCACTCGTCCAGTTCAGGCGCGAGGGGATCTACGACCGCGAGGCGTTCCTGGCCGTCTCGCTGTCGTGGCTCTCCATCGCCCTCGTCGGCGCGATTCCGTTCGTCCTCGAGGGGACCGGCGTGTTCGCGAGCCCTGTCAACGCCCTCTTCGAGAGCATGAGCGGCATCACGACGACGGGCGCGACCGTCGTCAGGGACTTCGGAGCCCACTCGCAGGCGCTGTTGATGTGGCGCCAGGTCATCCAGTGGCTCGGCGGCCTCGGGGTCCTCCTGCTCGCGACGGCGGTCCTCTCGCGGCTCTCCGTCGCCGGCGCGCAGCTGATGGAGACCGAGACGCGCACGAAGAACGTCACGAAACTCACCCCGGCCATCGGCGAGACGGCCCGGATAATCGTCACGCTCTACCTCGGGCTGACGGCCGCGGCGGCGCTCCTGCTCGGCCTGCTCGGCGTGGTCGGCCTCGCGCCGGAGATGACCGCCTTCGACGTCGTCGCTCACGCGTTCACGTCGATCGCGACGGCCGGCTTCTCCCCGCGGGCCGAGAGCATCGGCGCGTTCTCCCCGGCGGTCCAGTGGGCGATCGCCGTCATCATGGTCGTCGGCGCGACGAACTTCATCCTCATCTACGCCGTCCTCCGGGGCGACGTCTCGCGCCTGCGAGAGAGCGACGAACTCCACTTCTACCTGGGGATACTCGGCGGCGGGAGCGCACTCGTCCTCGGCCTGCTCGTGTCCAACGCGACCATCATCGGCGGTCCGGAGGCGTCGGTCCGCCACGCCGTCTTCCAGGTGGTCTCTATCGTGACGACGACGGGCTATGCCTCGACCGACTTCAACCTCTGGTCGGCCGCCGCGAAGAACGTGCTGTTCGTCGGGATGTTCGTCGGCGGCATGGCCGGGAGCACGACCTGTTCGATAAAGTCGCTGCGCTGGCTGCTGGTCACCAAGTCCTTCTGGCGCGACCTCAACGTCTCGGCCCACCCGCGGACCGTCCGCCCCATCCGTCTCGGCGGCGACGTGGTGGACGAACAGACCGTCCAGAGCGTCTACGCGTACACGCTGGTCGCGCTCGTGTTCTTCATCATCGGGACCGTGATGCTCATCGCCGACGGCGAGCGTGCGGGCGCGCCGCTCACCGAGTTCGAGGCCCTGAGCGCGTCGGCGTCGACCTTCTTCAACATCGGGCCCGCCTTCGGCAGGGCGGGCCCGTACGGGACCTACGAGGGGTTTGCCCGCTCGAGCAAGTTGCTGATGGTCCTGCTGATGTGGGTCGGCCGAATCGAGATCATCCCGGTGCTGGTGCTGTTTACCCCCACGTTCTGGCGGCGGTAG